The window TTCCAATGGTCAAACGAGAGACGTCATGTTCGTGACGTTGGGAGTGAACCTGATCCATGTAGCCGGTAACATTCTTCTTATCTTTGGAAACCTTGGTTTTCCCGAATGGGGAGTAACTGGAGCCGCAGTATCCACTGTGGGAAGTCGTCTTATTGGGCTTATCGTTCTGATTGTCATCTTATATCGCCGTATTCCCGTACCGATTCGTCTTAAACACTATGTCACATTTGATAACCGTATTGTGAAGCAAATCATGAGCATTGGCATACCTGCAGCCGGCGAGCATCTGTCCTGGCAATCTCAGCATATGATGATCGTCAGTTTTATTAATATTATCGGTCAATCGGCTTTGAGCACTCATGTATACATGATGAATATAACCAACTATTTCATGGCGTTAGCCATGGCAATAGGCATGGGGACTGAGATTATTGTTGGTCATATGGTAGGTGCTGGAGCATTCAAGGCGGCCTATCATAAGCTAATTCGAAGCTTAAAGATTAGCTTCCTTGTGACTTTTGTAGTTGTGGGAATTGCATCTATTTTCCGTAAAGATTTGATAGGGCTATTCACTGACAATCCGGAAATTATTGCGATGGGTTCGAGTATATTAGTACTCTCTATTCTCTTAGAGCCTGGCCGGACATTCAATCTAGTTGTCATTAACTCCCTTCGTGCCGCTGGAGATGCGAGATTTCCCGTTCTCATGGGGATTCTATCCATGTGGGGAATCGCGGTGCCGCTTGCGTATTGGCTTGGCATTGTAATGAAAATGGGACTGCTTGGCGTGTGGGTCGCATTTGCGGTAGATGAATGGGTGAGAGGTCTATTCATGTATCTAAGGTGGAAGAGCCGGGTATGGCAGAGCAAGGCGCTGGTGAAGCCAAATGTAGGAACAATCGCCAAGTAGAATGCGATTAGAATGTAAAGAAGCACAGGACCCTTGAGGGTTCTGTGCTTCTTTCGTTGGAGTGACATGCACGGTCGCTGCTGGTGACTGGTGCAATACTAGTATATTCAGTTTCTTCTAAAAAGAGCTGGATGTTAACGGAGATAATAGAAATAGTGCTAGTGTCCCGTTCAATAGAATTACTTCTTCAAACCAGTGTAGATATGGATGGCATCTCTTAGAAACTCAGCCGTACCGGGCTGCTTTTCATCATAGTAAGCCTTAAACCGTTCGTCATCCACATACATTTGGGCTAGGCCAGCGTGCGCCTCTTTACTATACTCGTTCCAGTAATAGGTTAACCACTGTTTATGCAAATCCGCGGCTGCTTGAGCCAGTTCGCTGGCAGGGTCCCCATTTTTGAAAGCTTCAGCCAATGTAGTTATTACTTCATTCGTCAATCGCGTTACCTCGTCCTGCTGTTCTTGTGTCATGTTTTTGATTTTTTGGTTAGATATATCTACGGTTTCATCGCCATACTTCTCGCGAATTTCTTTCCCGTATTTATCCTCGTTATCATCGATCATCTTTTGCTTGAAGCCTTCAAATTTCTCTTTATCTGTCATGGTTATTCTCCCTTCGGTTAAGGCAATTGTTTTTTCTACATTTGTAATTAGTAAATCTAATTGTTTTCTTTTGTCGAGGAGTTGTTCATGGTGTTCTTTCAGGGCATTGGCTCCATTGAAGGAAGGGGCGGTAACTATTTCTTTAATACTGTCCAGACTTACCCCTAGTTCTCTGTAGAACAGAATTTGTTGTAATCGATCCACTTCCGCTTGACCATAGATTCGATATCCTGACGAGTTGATTCTTGCCGGCTTAAGAAGTTCAATCTCATCATAATATCGAAGCGTTCTGGTGCTAACCCCAGCCAATTTGCCCAGATGCTGCACGGTGTATTCCATCTGTTCACCTCCTGACAACATAACTGTACAGCTTTACGTAGCGTGAATGTCAACTGCTTTTTTGAAATTTAATTCTGTAAGTAATACAAGTCTTACTCTAGGAATAGGATGATACGAGCCTTGAAGCATGTACATATCAATTAATGAATGGGTGATTTAGTTGTATACGATTCTTAGTTTTTTTCTTCTGGGTTTATCGCTGGCTGCACCTATTGGTCCTATTAATGCAGCTGTATTAGACAGAGGAATTAAGAAAGGTTTTTTTCATGCTTGGGTAGTGGGTATTGGAGCACTGATAGCTGATGCATTGTTAATGATCCTCATTTACTTCGGACTTGTACATTTTCTAACAACGCCTTTTATGAAAACGTTTCTTTGGTTATTTGGCTGCTTTATTTTACTCTACTCGGGTATCGAAAGTTTGATTGATGCGGGGAAAATAAAAGAAGAAGCTTATAGAAACGAAGTTACACTTTCGAAATCGTTTTTCTCCGGTTTTTTCATGTCTATAACAAGTCCCTTGTCCATACTCTTTTGGCTTGGTATCTATGGGTCGGTTTTAGCGGAAACAATTGCTGAATTCGATAGAAACCACGTATTATTATATACGGGAGTTATGTTCACTGGTATTTGTATGTGGGATGTTTTTATGGCTTCGTTAGCCAGTACGTTTCGAAGATTTCTCACGACTCGCGCACTTTCTGTCATATCTATCGCATCAGGACTATCCCTGATCGGCTTTGGGTTACATTTTGGGATTAAGGCCTTCCATGCCCTCTTTGGATAACGTTAGGTCGCTCCTTCACGATTATTATGTTTAGGATTTGGCAGTTCTTTCGCTTTATAAGATGCTGCGTGAACGTTCTTTTTCCATTTGAAGCTCATGCCCCATGTAACCAAGCCTATAATCACGACAAATAAGAGGCTTATCCAGAATCCTGGTCGACTCGTTTCATGAAAGACTGTACCCGTGATCGCGGTAAGGATTAGAGCCATGCCCAGATATCGTTTAATCTTTCCCCAAACGGATAGTTGTAGTAAGCGTCCTGATGATAGTAGGATGAAGAGCCAGTTCAAGAGCAGCATAATCCCTGCTGCTGTTGTTACATATTCATAGAGCTCCTCAGGCAGCAAGAGAGCCATCAATACCGCTACAGCTATACCTCCAGTCGTAAAACCGATGGCGAATAAAGGCATTTTTCTTTTCCCTGATGTTTTTTTGGCAAAGATTGAGGGGGCATCATGATCTTTGGCTAAAGTGATAAGGATAGTTGTCACCGCAAATAAAGAAGCCACCATTGTAGAGAATCCAGCAATAATTAGGATAGCGTTAAACGCATGAGGGACAAAAGGCAGATTATAACTTCCCAAAGCAACCTGAAACGGGCTTTCCTTTCCCTGTAAGGCATTCAAGGGGATCAAGGTTAAAGCAAGAATAAGAGATGCGATATAGATCGTCGTTAAAAGAAGGATCATGATGTTTCCTGCTTTAGGTGCCTCTTCGGGCCGCTTCAATCGTGTGGCCATTAAGCCCATGATTTCAATACCGCCAAAGGCGTAAAAAGCATAAATAAAAGAGGACCAAGAGCCCATTAACCCAGCTGGCAAAAAGGTTTCTGTGGTCGCCCGGAATCTCGGTTGATGAGCTCCACCTGTAATAAATCCAAAGACAGCAGCGCCTGCTATAAGGAGAAACATAACGATAGCTGATACTTTGATAATGGCAAAAACATGCTCTGTGCGCTCGAATGCTTTTGTCCCGAGTAAGATAACACCCAGTCCAATCAAGGCGTAAACCGTTGCGAAAATCCACATAGGTACCGCTGGAAACCAGAATCGGGTAAAGAGGGACAAAGCTGTTAACTGACTTCCCATAATTAAGAGCTCTGAGCTCCAATAGACCCATCCGCTGCTGAAGCCTGCCCAGCGCCCATATGCTTTTTTGGCATATGCCCTAAAAGATCCTTGCTGTGGATCCGCTCCCGTCATTCGGGCCAAGACATCAAAGACAATATAAGTGCCTATGGCTGCCAGAATGAACATGAAAATGACGGATCCACCGCCCATTTTGATACCAATCCCAGAGCCTAAGAAGTAACCCGTACCAATCGTGCAGGCAACTCCAAGCAAAGATAGCTGCCACCACTTCATCTGTCCTGACTTATCACTCTTTGCTTTTGTGGACATATAGCCTCCTAATGCCGTTCGTCTAGAAATAACAGCTGTTAGTATAGCTTATCCATTGGTAAAATATACTTAGAAATTAACCCATCTGAACTAAAAGAGTGCTGTCTCTTAGGATGACCTCATACGAGTGGAGTCTAGCACTTGGCACATTATGGCAACGACCCGTATGTACTTCAAACGTCCATCCATGCAGCGGACACACGAGTTCTCCATCTTCAAGGTCAACGGTGTAACCGGCATGAGGGCAAACACTAGATAGTAGGGTATAAATACCTTCCATCTCCGTTAGGAAATACAGGTTATCCTCGACTTCAACCTCTGCCGGAAATGATGTGAATTGATCTTTTGTTCCGATTTTGATTTCTTTCATGTTGTTCTCCTTTTCAACCAGGTTAGATTGATTATAAGTCACGGCTATTATTTCACCAAATGAAAAAGTGACAAAGGAGTATATAAAAATGAGCAAGAATAACCCATTATTAGAGGCATTTAATCAAGCTAGTTATCCAGTAGGCAGCCATAGTAAAAGAAACATTCAAATTTTGAAAGAAGCATTCAATGAGTTGGATGGGAACCTGGACAGTGATAGTTATGGTTCAGGTCAAATTATCGAAAATTTTCAAGAAGAAATGGCCACATTCTTGGGTAAAGAAACAGCCGTATTTTTCCCTAGTGGAACCATGGCACAACAAATTGCCTTAAGAATCTGGTGTGACAGGAAAGGCATTAAGAAAGTGGCTTATCATCCGTTAAGTCATTTGGAAATACATGAAGAAGATGGTTTAAAAGAATTGCATCAAATTGAAACTATTTTGCTTGGGGATAAAGACAGATTGATCCGACTAGAAGATGTTCTTCATATGAAGGACGATATAGCTTGTCTATTGATAGAATTACCTCAACGTGAAATTGGCGGACAGCTGCCGGATTACGAGGAGCTTGTTGCCATTTGTACTTATTGTCGGGAAAAAGGGATTAAACTGCATCTAGATGGAGCCAGATTGTACGAGATCCTCCCCTATTATCAAAAAACAGCAGCAGAAATTTGTGAGCTTTTTGATAGTGTGTATATTTCTTTTTACAAAGGGATTGGCGGGATCGCAGGAGCCATACTTGCAGGCAATGAAGCTTTTACAAAAGAGTCCAAAGTATGGAAAAGACGATACGGAGGCGATTTAATTAGCCTTTATCCGTATATCCTCAGTGCCAGCTATTATTTCAAACAGAGATTGCCTAAAATGAATCAGTATTATGAAGAAGCCAAAGTTCTTGCTGGATACTATAATCAATGCCAAGGCGTTGTGACAAAACCGTTAGTACCTGTGACTAACATGTTTCATGTGCATGTTGATCTGCCGAAAGAGAAGCTTGAACCTATATTAGTAGCCTTGTACGAGGAGACGGGAATGGGCTTAACGCACTATGTAAGAGAGAGCAGCGAGACAACTAGTTGTTATGAAGTAACGATTGGTGATCGCTTTGCGAATATACCCAAAGATGAGCTTAGGAGAGCATTCCAGCGGCTGGATGTGAAAATGAGAGAAGCAACCGGTGTGAGCGGCTGATAGATAACCCGAACCCATGAAAGCTGTTTAGATCGGATACGAAAGAGCCACACTGGTGTTATGGGGTGGTTAGAAATGCTCTTTGCGCCAATAAAGCCAATGATTGTCAGTATCGGTAAAGAAGCCTTTGATGACGAGAATTATATATTTGAACCCAAATGGGACGGGTGGCGAATCCTCATACATAAGCAGGGGAATCGTATTGAAGCTTTCACACGTAATGGTATGCTGATTTCAAGCAAATTTCCGGAATTAAAGGAAGCAGCAGCGGCAATCAAGGCTCATACGGCGATTTTTGACTGTGAGGGAATTGTTTTACGTGGTGGCAGACCCGTATTTGATGATTTCTCTTATCGTGGCCGGTTGAGTAATTCTGCTAGGATTAATCGCGCTCTTAACACACATCCCGTAACATTTGTTGTATTTGATGTCCTTTACACAGATAGAGCTCATTTGGATGAATCGTTAACGCAGCGAAAGCAGCGGCTTGGCGACATCGTCGATTCTACACCCGTTATTATGCCTACCATGTTCGTAGGAGGACAAGGTAAGGCGCTGTTTGAGTTAATGAAAGAACGAAATATGGAAGGCATTGTAGCGAAGCGAAAGAATTCCAAATACCAACTGGATACCAGAAGTGACGATTGGTTGAAAATGAAATACTTTAAGTCGATTGACGTTGTTATTTTGGGCTACAGAACGAATCCTTTTGGCCTTGTTATCGGCTTGAATTTCAGAACGGTGAAGAATAAACCTGTTGGTGTGGTTGAGTTTGGTTTTCTATCAGAAGATAAGCAAATGTTTTTAGTAATAGTTAAGCAATTGAACACGGTCAGGGATGAGAAAACGCAGTGGATCGAACCTCGCTTGTGCTGCCGGATAGAATATTTGGAACGAACAGACACGCATCAACTAAGGACTACAATATTTCGTGGTTTTTTGCCGGATAAGAAGCCTGAGGAATGTAAATGGGAATCTTAAAGAAACAAGTGGTAAATAAAGTATGCTAAAATAGGCTCAGGTCCAATCAAGAACACTTAATTTAAATCAGTTAATTACAAAGGAGCGATTATAATGAACATTATTTTTCATGGACAAAGCTGTGTTGAGATTCGATTAAAGGAACATACGCTCATCATAGATCCGTTCTTGAACCATAACCCTCTAGCCGTTACGAAACCGGAAGATATTAAGGCCGATTACATACTCGTCACACATGGGCATGCCGATCATTTAGGTGATTCACTAGAGATTGCAAAGCGCAATCAAGCCACCATTATTGCACCCAATGATTTGGGAAGGTACTTGTCATTCCAAGGCGCACAATCCCATGGAATGGGGATCGGCGGAGAATATGAGTTTCCCTTTGGTAAAGTAAAAATGACACTGGCGCTGCACGATTCTTCTTATAACCCGCCCGGAACTAAAGAAAATATTTATACAGGGATGGCTAGTGGTTTTCTCATTACGGCAGAGGGGAAAACGATATACCACGCAGGGGACACGGGCCTTTTTGGAGATATGCAATTGTTGGGCAAATTAAATGCTATTGATCTTGCC is drawn from Paenibacillus sp. V4I7 and contains these coding sequences:
- a CDS encoding MATE family efflux transporter — protein: MESTASWKKLGLFAVTWPIFIDSVLRMMLGTADVFMLSRISDQVTGAVGLANEIIVFCILMFGFVGLGTSVAVAQNLGAGRAKEASRISALAITINLIFGILVSILLVVFGESLMRLMNLAPEQTEIAKRYLSIIGAFIWIEALSYAISSVLRSNGQTRDVMFVTLGVNLIHVAGNILLIFGNLGFPEWGVTGAAVSTVGSRLIGLIVLIVILYRRIPVPIRLKHYVTFDNRIVKQIMSIGIPAAGEHLSWQSQHMMIVSFINIIGQSALSTHVYMMNITNYFMALAMAIGMGTEIIVGHMVGAGAFKAAYHKLIRSLKISFLVTFVVVGIASIFRKDLIGLFTDNPEIIAMGSSILVLSILLEPGRTFNLVVINSLRAAGDARFPVLMGILSMWGIAVPLAYWLGIVMKMGLLGVWVAFAVDEWVRGLFMYLRWKSRVWQSKALVKPNVGTIAK
- a CDS encoding MerR family transcriptional regulator — encoded protein: MEYTVQHLGKLAGVSTRTLRYYDEIELLKPARINSSGYRIYGQAEVDRLQQILFYRELGVSLDSIKEIVTAPSFNGANALKEHHEQLLDKRKQLDLLITNVEKTIALTEGRITMTDKEKFEGFKQKMIDDNEDKYGKEIREKYGDETVDISNQKIKNMTQEQQDEVTRLTNEVITTLAEAFKNGDPASELAQAAADLHKQWLTYYWNEYSKEAHAGLAQMYVDDERFKAYYDEKQPGTAEFLRDAIHIYTGLKK
- a CDS encoding LysE family transporter, giving the protein MYTILSFFLLGLSLAAPIGPINAAVLDRGIKKGFFHAWVVGIGALIADALLMILIYFGLVHFLTTPFMKTFLWLFGCFILLYSGIESLIDAGKIKEEAYRNEVTLSKSFFSGFFMSITSPLSILFWLGIYGSVLAETIAEFDRNHVLLYTGVMFTGICMWDVFMASLASTFRRFLTTRALSVISIASGLSLIGFGLHFGIKAFHALFG
- a CDS encoding amino acid permease; the encoded protein is MSTKAKSDKSGQMKWWQLSLLGVACTIGTGYFLGSGIGIKMGGGSVIFMFILAAIGTYIVFDVLARMTGADPQQGSFRAYAKKAYGRWAGFSSGWVYWSSELLIMGSQLTALSLFTRFWFPAVPMWIFATVYALIGLGVILLGTKAFERTEHVFAIIKVSAIVMFLLIAGAAVFGFITGGAHQPRFRATTETFLPAGLMGSWSSFIYAFYAFGGIEIMGLMATRLKRPEEAPKAGNIMILLLTTIYIASLILALTLIPLNALQGKESPFQVALGSYNLPFVPHAFNAILIIAGFSTMVASLFAVTTILITLAKDHDAPSIFAKKTSGKRKMPLFAIGFTTGGIAVAVLMALLLPEELYEYVTTAAGIMLLLNWLFILLSSGRLLQLSVWGKIKRYLGMALILTAITGTVFHETSRPGFWISLLFVVIIGLVTWGMSFKWKKNVHAASYKAKELPNPKHNNREGAT
- a CDS encoding Rieske (2Fe-2S) protein, which produces MKEIKIGTKDQFTSFPAEVEVEDNLYFLTEMEGIYTLLSSVCPHAGYTVDLEDGELVCPLHGWTFEVHTGRCHNVPSARLHSYEVILRDSTLLVQMG
- a CDS encoding low specificity L-threonine aldolase, translated to MSKNNPLLEAFNQASYPVGSHSKRNIQILKEAFNELDGNLDSDSYGSGQIIENFQEEMATFLGKETAVFFPSGTMAQQIALRIWCDRKGIKKVAYHPLSHLEIHEEDGLKELHQIETILLGDKDRLIRLEDVLHMKDDIACLLIELPQREIGGQLPDYEELVAICTYCREKGIKLHLDGARLYEILPYYQKTAAEICELFDSVYISFYKGIGGIAGAILAGNEAFTKESKVWKRRYGGDLISLYPYILSASYYFKQRLPKMNQYYEEAKVLAGYYNQCQGVVTKPLVPVTNMFHVHVDLPKEKLEPILVALYEETGMGLTHYVRESSETTSCYEVTIGDRFANIPKDELRRAFQRLDVKMREATGVSG
- a CDS encoding RNA ligase family protein gives rise to the protein MLFAPIKPMIVSIGKEAFDDENYIFEPKWDGWRILIHKQGNRIEAFTRNGMLISSKFPELKEAAAAIKAHTAIFDCEGIVLRGGRPVFDDFSYRGRLSNSARINRALNTHPVTFVVFDVLYTDRAHLDESLTQRKQRLGDIVDSTPVIMPTMFVGGQGKALFELMKERNMEGIVAKRKNSKYQLDTRSDDWLKMKYFKSIDVVILGYRTNPFGLVIGLNFRTVKNKPVGVVEFGFLSEDKQMFLVIVKQLNTVRDEKTQWIEPRLCCRIEYLERTDTHQLRTTIFRGFLPDKKPEECKWES
- a CDS encoding metal-dependent hydrolase, yielding MNIIFHGQSCVEIRLKEHTLIIDPFLNHNPLAVTKPEDIKADYILVTHGHADHLGDSLEIAKRNQATIIAPNDLGRYLSFQGAQSHGMGIGGEYEFPFGKVKMTLALHDSSYNPPGTKENIYTGMASGFLITAEGKTIYHAGDTGLFGDMQLLGKLNAIDLAFLPIGDNYTMGPRDAVIAAQFLQAKMVVPMHYNTFPLIKQDPKAFVDSLASEGIKGVVIEPGQSLTI